The Bacillus carboniphilus genome contains a region encoding:
- a CDS encoding ABC transporter permease subunit, with protein sequence MNIFLHEWRMIRKFTISWSIAFVLLISLFLSFFPAIAKEVEEFTKLLEGFPEEVRLALGIQIESIGTILGYYSYTFVYILLCGAIQAMILGVSMGSNESRQKTAEFLFAKPVKRKQVLLAKVLAGLTSIVITNLIFYTSALFVATVVSENDLPVKTFLMISLSLLFMQVIFLSIGFFLSTILTKIKSVIAVSLGTVFAFFIISMISATGEEIWKRFLSPFSYFDSTHIIEHTSYEWPFIITGLIVVILSFISSFILFKKKDIRI encoded by the coding sequence ATGAATATCTTTCTTCATGAGTGGCGTATGATTCGGAAATTTACGATTAGCTGGTCAATTGCTTTCGTTTTGTTAATTAGTCTTTTTTTATCGTTTTTTCCTGCGATTGCAAAAGAGGTAGAGGAGTTCACAAAGTTACTTGAAGGGTTTCCTGAGGAGGTTCGTTTAGCCTTAGGCATTCAAATCGAATCAATTGGTACTATACTTGGCTACTATTCTTATACGTTTGTTTATATTCTTTTATGTGGCGCTATTCAAGCCATGATTTTAGGGGTATCGATGGGTTCAAATGAATCAAGACAAAAAACGGCTGAATTTTTGTTTGCGAAACCTGTCAAAAGAAAACAAGTACTCTTGGCGAAAGTACTAGCGGGACTAACATCCATCGTGATAACAAATCTTATTTTTTATACGTCTGCACTGTTTGTTGCTACTGTTGTTTCCGAAAATGACTTGCCTGTCAAAACGTTTTTAATGATATCTTTGTCGTTACTTTTTATGCAAGTCATCTTTTTATCGATTGGCTTCTTTTTATCTACAATCCTTACAAAAATAAAATCAGTGATTGCGGTCTCATTAGGAACTGTTTTTGCCTTTTTTATTATCAGTATGATTAGTGCAACTGGTGAAGAAATTTGGAAGCGGTTTTTATCTCCATTTAGTTATTTTGATTCTACACATATCATTGAACACACTTCTTATGAATGGCCATTTATCATAACAGGTTTGATTGTGGTTATCCTTTCGTTTATTTCTAGCTTTATCTTGTTTAAGAAAAAAGACATCCGAATATAA
- a CDS encoding 5'-nucleotidase C-terminal domain-containing protein — protein MKKINRKRISILLVGLLVLNMLNLGAFSQVFAANKFVETFDNLTSIANNTYEDGSFEGENGITWTYVQSRDESDDPIDGDGVMFGKTNSSLSTTLSEGIGSFSVDLKKGFTSNSTRKIDLYINGELKASSVEFTDDEVYNFTVENINTPGEVEIKLVNASSSGKQVVLDNITWTSYEGEVTQASTVKASATGEVKEGTEVTLSTSTDDATIYYTTDGTQPTAESTLYEKPIAITKAMTIKAIAIKDGLDHSEIASFDYTIKAPLEVTDIADVRQLAKDSEAKIEGVVTASFEISGQTNLYVQDDTAAIVVRGNISANIGDRISAEGKVSDFYGMAQLYVDQITIEETDGEVNQKAQVITSSDFNENVEAELVKVENFTINSVDKHGNYTATDAQGTFKLVTQNDVSLSVGKKYDSITGVIDYNYSEYKLTPRTADDIELYPLAVYASSESGSIVKGSEITLETPAENGVIYYTLDGSEPTSEQGTKYSSPIKISEDTTVKAIVEIDGETSEVATYTYEVIESLDGVAIHDIQGARHISLYDGQAVTGVKGIVTHVKGTSGFYMESAEADDNEKTSEGIYVYMKDSNVKVGDLVSVSGEVTEYREDGYEGAPDLLTTQIKGSKVTVEASGQTLPDPVVIGKDRTPPGKIIDNDAFANFDPEEDAIDFYESLEGMRIVLEDAVSVGHPKYGDLPVVIEDTVDAYRTEAGGVLITEDDYNPERIMVMLPDEDVDIKTGDQFDGKITGVVTYDYSNFKVIPTEEMPEVISSDLEQPTTSIEKDEDKLTIASYNIENFSADTSDEKAEKLAKSMINNLKQPDIIGLIEVQDNNGPTDDGTTDASESYKKLIAAIEKAGGPTYKFTDIAPADKDDGGQPGGNIRVGYIYNPDRVSLVEKEAGDATTSVGYDENGLTVNPGRIDPTNAAFKNSRKSLAAEFEFNGEEVIVIANHLNSKRGDGALYGSEQPVVLGSEPSRVAKAEIINGFIDDVMEVNPSANVVVLGDMNDFEFSAPLEALKDNELTNMIEELPKEERYTYNYQGNNQVLDHILVSNQMAKDTEIDIVNINSDFTENLGAASDHDPVLIQTDLHTKNITLLHTNDTHSKVWDDKYAGMGFAKIATLVEQYEQENPNTLMLDAGDTFHGTSFSTLVEGTSIVEIMNEIGYDAMAAGNHDFNYGYDRLLELAGLTEFPVLSANVVYEETGERLLQPYTIEEVDGVKLGIFGLTTPETAYKTHPANVEGIEFLDPVEVANEMVAELEKQNVDTIIALTHLGTDASSTDTSIKVANEAPGIDLIVDGHSHTVDNTDEHGNGTLIVSAGEYTENLGVVNLTYEDGKLVSKEAETITKQQAETDGIEEDPEVKALIDGIDAEHEEILSEVIGSTDVVLDGEREQVRAGETNLGNLITDAMLAETGADVALMNGGGIRASIDQGEITKGEVVTVLPFGNYIQTIEVTGQTLLDALEHGTSSYPEVKGAFPHVAGITFAIDTEQPAGERVHSVMIDGKALELEATYTLATNDFLAAGGDDYSMFAGSTVTGEFAALDEALIEYIAAHTPVSPAVEGRIIEEKFVDKTEITILHTNDTHSKVWDDKYAGMGFAKIATLVEQYEQANPNTLMLDAGDTFHGTSFSTLVEGTSIVEIMNEIGYDAMAAGNHDFNYGYDRLLELAGLTEFPVLSANVVYEENQERLLQPYTIQEVDGVKLGIFGLTTPETAYKTHPANVKGIEFLDPVVVANEMVAELEKQNVDTIIALTHLGTDASSTDTSIKVAKEAPGIDLIVDGHSHTVDNTDEHGNGTLIVSAGEYTENLGVVNLTYEDGKLVSKEAETITKQQAETDGIEEDPEVKALIDKIDAEHEEKLSEVIGSTDVVLDGEREQVRAGETNLGNLITDAMLAETGADVALMNGGGIRASIDQGEITKGEVITVLPFGNYIQTIEVTGQTLLDALEHGTSSYPEVKGAFPHVAGMSFAIDTEQPAGERVHSVMIGGKALDLEATYTLATNDFLAAGGDDYSMFAGSTVTGEFAALDEALIEYIAAHTPVSPAVEGRIIEAAFTDGTDNGTDDGTDNGTDDGTDNGTDDGTDNGTDDGTDNGTDDGTDNGTDNSSDNGTDNSSDNKSDSSSSDKSTDKKEELPLTATNYYQWLLIGLIIVVAGSAGLLYQRKKQVR, from the coding sequence TTGAAGAAAATAAATCGTAAACGAATTAGTATTCTACTAGTCGGATTACTAGTTTTGAACATGCTTAATTTAGGCGCATTCAGTCAAGTGTTTGCGGCAAATAAATTTGTTGAGACTTTTGATAACCTAACTTCAATCGCTAATAATACGTATGAAGATGGGTCATTTGAAGGTGAAAATGGTATAACTTGGACCTACGTTCAATCAAGAGATGAATCAGATGATCCTATAGATGGCGATGGGGTTATGTTTGGTAAAACGAATAGTAGTTTATCAACGACTTTATCTGAGGGTATAGGATCTTTTTCAGTGGATCTGAAGAAGGGTTTTACATCAAATAGCACGAGAAAAATAGATTTATATATTAATGGTGAATTAAAAGCATCCTCTGTTGAGTTTACAGATGACGAAGTATACAATTTCACTGTAGAAAATATTAACACTCCTGGTGAAGTAGAAATCAAACTTGTGAACGCAAGTTCTAGTGGTAAACAAGTAGTCCTTGATAATATTACTTGGACAAGCTATGAAGGTGAAGTAACACAAGCGTCTACTGTAAAAGCATCTGCTACAGGTGAAGTGAAAGAAGGTACAGAAGTTACCCTATCTACTTCAACTGATGATGCAACTATTTACTATACGACAGATGGTACTCAACCTACAGCTGAAAGTACTTTATATGAAAAACCAATTGCTATAACTAAAGCGATGACAATTAAAGCAATCGCGATTAAAGATGGATTAGATCATAGCGAGATTGCTAGTTTTGACTATACGATTAAAGCTCCTTTAGAAGTGACAGATATTGCTGATGTTCGTCAACTTGCTAAAGATAGCGAGGCGAAAATTGAAGGTGTTGTAACAGCATCGTTTGAAATTAGTGGTCAAACAAATTTGTATGTACAAGATGATACGGCAGCTATTGTTGTTCGTGGAAATATCTCTGCCAATATTGGTGACCGTATTTCTGCTGAAGGAAAAGTGTCGGATTTTTATGGAATGGCTCAACTCTATGTAGATCAAATTACAATAGAAGAGACTGATGGTGAAGTAAACCAAAAAGCTCAAGTGATCACTTCTTCCGATTTTAATGAAAATGTTGAAGCTGAACTGGTAAAAGTAGAAAACTTCACAATTAATTCTGTAGACAAACACGGAAACTATACAGCTACTGACGCTCAGGGTACATTTAAACTTGTCACTCAAAACGATGTTTCTTTAAGTGTCGGTAAGAAATACGATTCAATTACAGGTGTCATTGATTATAACTATAGTGAGTATAAATTAACTCCAAGAACTGCAGATGATATCGAGTTATATCCACTTGCTGTTTATGCAAGCTCTGAGTCTGGCAGTATCGTAAAAGGGTCTGAAATTACACTTGAAACTCCTGCTGAAAATGGTGTGATCTATTATACACTTGACGGATCTGAACCAACTTCAGAACAAGGGACAAAATACTCGAGCCCAATTAAAATTTCTGAAGATACAACTGTTAAAGCAATTGTAGAAATAGACGGCGAGACAAGTGAAGTCGCGACATACACATATGAAGTGATTGAGTCTTTAGATGGAGTTGCGATTCACGATATTCAAGGAGCTCGTCACATATCATTATATGATGGACAAGCTGTAACAGGTGTAAAAGGGATCGTTACACATGTAAAAGGAACTTCAGGTTTCTATATGGAATCTGCAGAAGCGGATGATAATGAAAAAACGTCTGAAGGAATCTATGTGTATATGAAGGATTCCAATGTAAAAGTAGGCGATCTAGTCTCTGTTAGCGGAGAAGTTACAGAATATAGAGAAGATGGTTACGAAGGTGCCCCTGATTTATTAACGACACAAATTAAAGGTTCTAAAGTAACTGTCGAAGCTTCAGGTCAAACGTTACCTGACCCAGTTGTGATTGGAAAAGATCGTACACCACCAGGAAAAATCATTGATAACGATGCTTTCGCAAACTTTGACCCTGAAGAAGATGCGATTGATTTTTATGAGAGTCTTGAAGGAATGCGCATTGTTCTTGAAGATGCAGTTTCTGTAGGACACCCTAAATATGGTGATCTTCCAGTTGTCATTGAAGATACGGTTGATGCTTATCGTACAGAAGCAGGCGGCGTTTTAATTACAGAAGATGATTATAACCCAGAGCGTATTATGGTCATGCTACCTGACGAAGATGTAGACATTAAAACTGGTGATCAGTTTGATGGTAAGATTACAGGTGTCGTAACATACGATTATAGTAACTTTAAAGTTATACCAACGGAAGAAATGCCAGAAGTGATTTCAAGCGACCTTGAACAACCAACAACTTCAATTGAAAAAGATGAAGATAAATTAACGATCGCATCTTATAACATTGAAAACTTCTCTGCTGATACATCTGATGAGAAGGCTGAAAAACTAGCAAAATCAATGATTAATAATCTTAAACAGCCAGACATTATTGGTTTAATTGAAGTTCAGGACAATAATGGTCCTACTGATGATGGAACTACGGATGCAAGCGAGTCTTATAAAAAATTAATAGCTGCCATTGAAAAAGCTGGTGGACCAACGTACAAGTTTACTGATATTGCTCCAGCAGATAAAGACGATGGTGGTCAACCAGGTGGAAACATTCGCGTTGGATATATTTATAACCCAGATCGTGTAAGTTTGGTTGAAAAAGAGGCTGGAGATGCAACAACATCTGTAGGTTATGACGAAAATGGATTAACAGTAAATCCCGGTCGTATTGATCCAACAAATGCAGCATTTAAAAACTCTCGTAAATCGTTAGCAGCAGAATTTGAATTTAATGGTGAAGAAGTTATTGTTATTGCAAACCACTTAAATTCAAAACGTGGAGACGGTGCTCTATACGGAAGTGAACAACCTGTTGTTTTAGGTAGTGAGCCAAGCCGTGTAGCAAAGGCAGAAATTATTAACGGATTTATCGATGATGTAATGGAAGTCAATCCATCTGCCAATGTTGTTGTATTAGGAGATATGAATGACTTTGAATTCTCAGCTCCTTTGGAAGCATTAAAAGATAATGAATTAACAAATATGATTGAAGAACTTCCTAAAGAAGAACGATACACGTATAACTATCAAGGGAACAATCAAGTTTTAGATCATATTTTAGTTAGTAATCAAATGGCAAAAGATACAGAGATCGATATTGTGAATATCAACTCTGACTTTACTGAGAATCTTGGTGCAGCAAGTGACCATGATCCGGTATTAATCCAAACGGATCTTCACACGAAAAATATCACTCTTCTTCATACGAATGATACGCATTCAAAAGTATGGGATGATAAATATGCAGGAATGGGCTTTGCGAAGATTGCGACGTTAGTAGAACAATATGAACAAGAAAACCCTAACACGTTAATGTTAGATGCAGGGGATACGTTCCACGGAACAAGCTTCTCCACTTTAGTAGAAGGAACAAGCATTGTCGAAATCATGAACGAAATTGGTTATGACGCAATGGCGGCAGGAAACCATGACTTTAACTATGGGTATGATCGATTACTAGAGCTTGCTGGATTAACAGAATTCCCAGTCTTAAGCGCGAACGTGGTTTATGAAGAAACAGGCGAGCGTTTATTACAACCTTACACGATTGAAGAAGTAGATGGTGTGAAACTGGGAATCTTTGGTTTAACAACGCCAGAGACGGCTTATAAAACACATCCAGCGAATGTAGAAGGAATTGAATTCTTAGATCCAGTAGAAGTGGCGAACGAAATGGTCGCTGAGCTTGAAAAGCAAAATGTTGATACTATTATTGCTTTAACACACTTAGGTACCGATGCTTCAAGTACAGATACAAGCATTAAAGTAGCGAATGAAGCACCTGGTATTGATTTAATCGTTGATGGTCATAGCCATACGGTTGATAACACAGACGAGCATGGTAATGGCACATTAATTGTCAGTGCGGGTGAGTACACTGAAAACTTAGGTGTCGTAAACTTAACGTATGAAGATGGCAAGCTTGTAAGTAAAGAAGCAGAAACAATTACAAAACAGCAAGCAGAAACAGATGGTATTGAAGAAGACCCAGAAGTAAAAGCGTTAATTGATGGCATTGATGCAGAACATGAAGAAATATTAAGTGAAGTCATCGGTTCAACAGATGTTGTCCTTGATGGTGAGCGCGAGCAAGTACGTGCAGGCGAAACAAACCTTGGTAACTTAATTACAGATGCGATGTTAGCTGAAACTGGAGCAGATGTAGCCTTAATGAATGGTGGAGGAATTCGAGCATCCATTGATCAAGGTGAGATTACAAAAGGTGAAGTTGTAACGGTTTTACCGTTTGGTAATTATATTCAAACAATCGAAGTGACAGGACAAACGTTGTTAGATGCACTAGAGCATGGAACAAGCAGTTATCCAGAAGTAAAAGGTGCATTCCCTCACGTAGCGGGTATAACGTTTGCGATTGATACAGAGCAACCAGCAGGTGAGCGCGTTCATTCTGTTATGATTGATGGAAAAGCACTTGAGTTAGAAGCAACTTATACGCTAGCAACAAATGACTTCTTAGCAGCTGGTGGAGATGATTATTCAATGTTTGCAGGTTCTACTGTTACAGGAGAATTTGCCGCACTTGATGAAGCATTAATCGAATATATTGCTGCTCATACACCAGTTAGTCCAGCGGTAGAAGGGCGTATAATAGAAGAAAAATTTGTAGACAAAACAGAGATTACCATTCTTCATACGAATGATACGCATTCAAAAGTATGGGATGATAAATATGCAGGAATGGGCTTTGCGAAGATTGCGACGTTAGTAGAACAATATGAACAAGCAAATCCTAACACGTTAATGTTAGATGCAGGGGATACGTTCCACGGAACAAGCTTCTCCACTTTAGTAGAAGGAACAAGCATTGTCGAAATCATGAATGAAATTGGTTATGACGCAATGGCGGCAGGAAACCATGACTTTAACTATGGGTATGATCGATTACTAGAGCTTGCTGGTTTAACAGAATTCCCAGTCTTAAGCGCGAACGTGGTTTATGAAGAAAATCAAGAACGTTTATTACAACCGTATACAATTCAAGAGGTAGACGGTGTGAAACTAGGTATCTTTGGTTTAACAACACCAGAGACGGCTTATAAAACACATCCAGCAAACGTAAAAGGAATTGAATTCTTAGATCCAGTAGTAGTGGCGAACGAAATGGTCGCTGAGCTTGAAAAGCAAAATGTTGATACTATTATTGCCTTAACACACTTAGGTACCGACGCTTCAAGTACAGATACAAGCATTAAAGTAGCGAAAGAAGCACCTGGTATTGATTTAATCGTTGATGGTCATAGCCATACGGTTGATAACACAGACGAGCATGGTAATGGCACATTAATTGTCAGTGCTGGAGAGTACACTGAAAACTTAGGTGTCGTAAACTTAACGTATGAAGATGGCAAGCTTGTAAGTAAAGAAGCAGAAACAATTACAAAACAGCAAGCAGAAACAGATGGTATTGAAGAAGACCCAGAAGTAAAAGCGTTAATTGATAAAATTGATGCAGAGCATGAAGAGAAATTAAGTGAAGTCATTGGTTCAACAGATGTTGTCCTTGATGGTGAGCGCGAGCAAGTACGTGCAGGCGAAACAAACCTTGGTAACTTAATTACAGATGCGATGTTAGCTGAAACTGGAGCTGATGTAGCCTTAATGAATGGTGGAGGAATCCGAGCATCCATTGATCAAGGTGAGATTACGAAAGGTGAAGTAATTACAGTATTACCATTCGGTAACTATATTCAAACGATTGAAGTAACAGGACAAACATTGTTAGATGCACTAGAGCATGGAACAAGTAGTTATCCAGAAGTAAAGGGTGCATTCCCTCACGTAGCGGGTATGTCGTTTGCGATTGATACAGAGCAACCAGCAGGTGAGCGAGTTCATTCTGTCATGATTGGTGGAAAAGCACTTGATTTAGAAGCAACTTATACGCTAGCAACAAATGACTTCTTAGCAGCTGGTGGAGATGATTATTCAATGTTTGCAGGTTCTACTGTTACAGGAGAATTTGCGGCACTTGATGAAGCATTAATCGAATATATTGCTGCTCATACACCAGTTAGTCCAGCGGTAGAAGGGCGTATAATAGAAGCAGCATTTACAGACGGTACTGACAACGGAACAGATGACGGTACTGACAACGGAACAGATGACGGTACTGACAACGGAACAGATGACGGTACTGACAACGGAACAGATGACGGTACTGACAACGGAACAGATGACGGTACTGACAACGGAACAGATAACAGTTCTGACAACGGAACAGATAACAGTTCTGACAACAAGTCAGATAGTAGTTCAAGTGACAAATCAACAGACAAAAAAGAGGAGTTACCGTTAACGGCTACAAATTACTATCAGTGGTTACTGATTGGCTTAATTATCGTAGTTGCAGGTAGTGCAGGTCTTCTCTATCAACGAAAAAAGCAAGTACGTTAG
- a CDS encoding ABC transporter permease subunit — MNIILKELRADLKSLIIWSVGFVFMIVAGMSKFSAFSSSDQSVNEFFQTMPETLQAIMGTGTFDLSTALGFYGVLTLYLLIMATTHATMFGANIVAKEERDQTAEFLFVKPISRNKVIVFKIVAALINVVVINLITFLTSFFVVRYFSESDPVGNDISLFMLGLFIVQVIFLLIGSSVAAIIRKPAKAAMVSAVILLVMFLLSIVKELNDSIAWLKYVTPFKYFEAKQVMYGGGVRRDLPHNICSYHYDFSSGYVYFL, encoded by the coding sequence ATGAATATTATTTTAAAGGAATTAAGAGCGGATCTTAAATCCCTTATTATATGGAGTGTTGGTTTTGTGTTCATGATTGTAGCAGGAATGAGTAAATTCTCGGCTTTTTCTTCATCTGATCAATCCGTGAATGAATTTTTTCAAACCATGCCAGAGACACTCCAAGCCATTATGGGTACAGGGACGTTTGATTTATCAACAGCTTTAGGGTTTTACGGGGTATTAACGCTTTACTTGCTGATTATGGCAACCACCCATGCGACGATGTTCGGGGCAAATATCGTTGCAAAAGAAGAGCGAGATCAAACAGCTGAGTTTCTATTTGTCAAACCTATTTCAAGAAATAAGGTAATAGTATTTAAAATAGTGGCAGCTTTGATAAATGTAGTAGTCATCAACTTAATTACTTTTTTAACGAGTTTCTTCGTTGTCCGTTATTTTAGTGAAAGTGATCCTGTAGGGAATGATATTTCTCTTTTTATGCTGGGACTGTTCATCGTTCAAGTAATCTTTCTACTGATTGGCTCATCGGTTGCCGCTATTATACGAAAGCCGGCTAAAGCAGCGATGGTCTCAGCTGTCATTTTATTAGTGATGTTCTTGTTATCGATTGTAAAGGAGTTAAACGATTCCATCGCATGGTTAAAATATGTCACTCCATTTAAATATTTTGAAGCGAAACAAGTAATGTACGGTGGGGGGGTTAGAAGGGATTTACCTCACAATATCTGCAGTTATCATTATGATTTTAGTAGCGGCTACGTTTACTTTCTATAA
- the thiE gene encoding thiamine phosphate synthase has translation MENLPKDLSLYLVTDERMDFTLQLKKIEEAIKGGVTMVQLREKKIDGGEFLKRAKQLKKLTSSYNVPFVINDRIDIALAVEADGIHIGQTDIPLSDAKKMVPKTMFIGVSVKTMDQAKEAEQEGADYVGIGSVFPTETKEDAERITLDLLGNITSSISIPSVAIGGINQNNIEQLTKSKIDGVAVVSSILSAKDSKKALNNFQYLNKNLNELSQH, from the coding sequence GTGGAAAATTTACCTAAAGACCTTTCATTATATTTAGTAACAGATGAGAGAATGGACTTTACCCTTCAATTAAAAAAAATAGAAGAAGCGATTAAAGGTGGAGTCACGATGGTTCAGCTTCGGGAAAAGAAAATCGATGGAGGAGAGTTTTTAAAACGTGCCAAACAACTAAAAAAACTAACATCTTCCTACAACGTGCCCTTTGTCATAAATGATCGAATTGATATTGCCTTAGCAGTTGAGGCAGATGGCATTCATATTGGTCAAACGGATATTCCATTATCAGACGCAAAAAAAATGGTCCCAAAAACCATGTTCATTGGGGTCTCTGTTAAAACGATGGACCAAGCGAAAGAGGCGGAGCAAGAAGGAGCAGACTATGTAGGGATTGGTTCCGTTTTCCCAACAGAAACTAAAGAGGATGCAGAAAGAATTACATTAGATTTATTAGGGAATATTACCTCTTCTATTTCCATTCCAAGCGTCGCCATTGGTGGAATTAATCAAAATAATATTGAACAATTAACTAAATCTAAAATTGATGGAGTTGCTGTAGTTTCTAGTATTCTTTCAGCAAAAGACAGTAAAAAAGCGCTGAACAACTTTCAATATTTAAATAAGAATTTAAACGAGCTGTCACAACATTGA
- a CDS encoding ABC transporter ATP-binding protein yields the protein MNVVEVNQLTKMYGKSRGILNVSLQVKQGEIFGFIGPNGAGKSTFIRTILSLIYPTSGGAKIFGKDCKKFAPEIAKDIGYLPSEVFYYDNMKVGNLLKYAASFYKKDCSKRIDELANLMDLDLSKKINDLSFGNRKKVGIVQALLHEPKLIILDEPTSGLDPLVQHRFFDLLREENKKGATIFFSSHVLSEVQRLCDRVGIIKEGEIVKIEEMHALQEKNYKKVKLETKDPISDTVFQMEGVNDYKTQGEITSFLFKGDMNRIIRKFAEINVTNIWIEEPDLEEIFMYYYEKEA from the coding sequence ATGAACGTAGTAGAAGTGAATCAACTAACAAAGATGTATGGCAAATCAAGAGGGATTTTAAATGTAAGTCTTCAAGTCAAACAAGGAGAAATTTTTGGTTTTATTGGTCCTAATGGGGCGGGAAAATCGACATTCATTCGCACCATTTTATCACTCATTTATCCAACGAGTGGCGGAGCCAAAATCTTCGGCAAAGATTGCAAAAAGTTTGCGCCTGAAATTGCAAAAGACATTGGCTATTTACCATCAGAGGTATTTTATTACGACAATATGAAAGTGGGAAACTTGCTAAAATATGCAGCTAGTTTTTATAAAAAAGACTGTAGTAAAAGAATTGATGAACTGGCGAACCTTATGGATTTAGATTTATCTAAGAAAATAAACGATTTATCTTTTGGGAATCGTAAAAAGGTCGGGATTGTCCAAGCGCTTCTTCATGAACCAAAGTTAATCATTCTTGATGAACCAACCAGTGGATTAGACCCTTTAGTTCAGCATCGTTTTTTTGACTTGTTAAGAGAGGAAAATAAAAAAGGGGCAACGATCTTTTTCTCCTCCCATGTTTTAAGTGAAGTTCAGCGTTTATGTGATCGCGTAGGGATTATTAAGGAAGGTGAGATTGTAAAGATTGAAGAAATGCATGCTCTACAAGAGAAAAATTATAAAAAAGTAAAACTCGAAACAAAAGATCCTATTAGTGATACAGTCTTTCAAATGGAAGGTGTGAACGACTACAAAACTCAGGGGGAGATCACTAGCTTCCTATTTAAAGGGGATATGAATCGGATCATAAGAAAATTTGCCGAAATAAACGTCACTAACATTTGGATAGAAGAGCCTGATTTAGAAGAAATCTTTATGTACTACTATGAAAAGGAGGCATAA